In Pseudonocardia cypriaca, a single genomic region encodes these proteins:
- a CDS encoding SDR family NAD(P)-dependent oxidoreductase, with protein sequence MATNEKVWFITGASRGFGRIWTEAALRRGDRVAASARDPRSLDDLVATHGDALLPLRLDVTDRNSVFEAVGRVTERFGRLDVVVNNAGYGHFGAVEELTEAEIRAQMETNFFGALWVLQAALPIMREQGSGHLVNVTSEGGVRAYPGIGAYHASKWAVEGLSESLVKEVRDLGIRVTNIEPGPYDTDWLAVGSRHSTPIAAYDRFRADADSFEIGDPAATVSPLFAVVDAEEPPLRVFFGKSFEPVRAEHLARIAEWERWQDVALSAFGPVAAPR encoded by the coding sequence ATGGCAACGAACGAGAAGGTCTGGTTCATCACCGGCGCGTCCCGCGGCTTCGGCCGCATCTGGACGGAGGCGGCTCTGCGGCGGGGAGACCGGGTCGCCGCCTCCGCCCGCGACCCGCGTTCCCTCGACGACCTCGTCGCCACCCACGGCGACGCGCTGCTCCCGCTCCGACTCGACGTCACCGACCGGAACTCGGTGTTCGAGGCGGTCGGCCGGGTCACCGAGCGGTTCGGTCGGCTCGACGTCGTGGTGAACAACGCGGGGTACGGGCACTTCGGCGCGGTGGAGGAGCTCACCGAGGCCGAGATCCGCGCCCAGATGGAGACGAACTTCTTCGGCGCGCTCTGGGTCCTTCAGGCCGCTCTGCCGATCATGCGGGAGCAGGGCTCCGGGCACCTGGTGAACGTCACCAGCGAAGGCGGGGTCCGGGCCTACCCCGGCATCGGTGCATACCACGCGTCGAAGTGGGCGGTGGAGGGTCTGAGCGAGTCCCTGGTCAAGGAGGTGCGCGACCTCGGGATCCGGGTGACCAACATCGAGCCCGGACCGTACGACACCGACTGGCTGGCCGTCGGGTCCCGGCACAGCACGCCGATCGCCGCCTACGACCGGTTCCGGGCCGACGCCGACAGCTTCGAGATCGGCGACCCCGCGGCGACGGTATCGCCGCTGTTCGCCGTCGTCGACGCGGAGGAGCCGCCGCTGCGGGTCTTCTTCGGCAAGTCGTTCGAGCCGGTGCGCGCCGAGCACCTGGCGCGGATCGCCGAGTGGGAGCGCTGGCAGGACGTCGCGCTCTCGGCGTTCGGGCCGGTCGCCGCGCCACGCTGA
- a CDS encoding FMN-binding glutamate synthase family protein has protein sequence MKWRRVLPLAAAAGVAAHDLAQRRHALLRNFPVIGHGRYLLERIGPELRQYIVAGNDEERPFSRDQRRWVYASAKLENNYFGFGTDNDVEHTPGYVIVKHRTFGGAVPASSPHVGQEAFIPCAKVLGAARGRRRAFRPESVVNISGMSFGSLSGNAVAALNKGAALAGCMQNTGEGSVSPYHLLGGELVWQIGTGYFGCRDEHGRFDLGRLKDVVAAAPIRALEVKLSQGAKPSLGGLLPGVKVSPEIASTRGIPVGRDCVSPSRHAEFTNTDELLDWVEMLAEETGLPVGIKSAVGDMTFWDELTRLMADTGRGVDFVNIDGGEGGTGASPLVFTDSVSLPFRMGFSRVYRTFARRGLHEQVVFAGAGKLGLPDNAVVAFALGADLVYVAREAMLAVGCIQAQKCHTDTCPTGVATQNRWLAHGLDPELKSVRVANYIRTLRRDLLKVAEATGVEHPAMIGTDDVEILTGQTVGTPLREIYDYEPDWGHPSAADQAEVAKLMAGTASKGGSAAPSPTAAGRS, from the coding sequence ATGAAATGGCGTCGAGTGCTGCCACTGGCCGCCGCAGCCGGGGTCGCCGCGCACGACCTCGCACAGCGCCGACACGCGTTGCTCCGCAACTTCCCCGTGATCGGCCACGGCCGCTACCTCCTCGAGAGGATCGGGCCGGAGCTGCGGCAGTACATCGTCGCGGGCAACGACGAGGAGCGCCCGTTCAGCCGCGACCAGCGCCGCTGGGTGTACGCCTCGGCCAAGCTCGAGAACAACTACTTCGGCTTCGGCACCGACAACGACGTGGAGCACACACCGGGCTACGTGATCGTGAAGCACCGGACGTTCGGCGGCGCGGTGCCCGCGTCGAGTCCCCACGTCGGGCAGGAGGCGTTCATCCCGTGCGCCAAGGTGCTCGGTGCGGCCCGCGGGCGCAGGCGGGCGTTCCGACCGGAGTCGGTCGTGAACATCTCCGGGATGAGCTTCGGGTCGCTCTCCGGCAACGCGGTGGCGGCGCTGAACAAGGGCGCGGCGCTCGCCGGGTGCATGCAGAACACCGGAGAGGGCAGCGTGTCGCCCTACCACCTGCTCGGCGGGGAGCTGGTGTGGCAGATCGGCACCGGCTACTTCGGCTGCCGCGACGAACATGGCCGATTCGACCTCGGGCGGCTGAAGGACGTCGTGGCAGCGGCCCCGATCCGTGCGCTGGAGGTGAAGCTCAGCCAGGGTGCCAAACCCTCGCTGGGCGGGCTGCTGCCGGGCGTCAAGGTCTCCCCCGAGATCGCCTCCACGCGCGGGATCCCCGTGGGGCGCGACTGCGTGAGCCCGTCCCGGCACGCCGAGTTCACCAACACCGACGAGCTGCTGGACTGGGTGGAGATGCTCGCCGAGGAGACCGGTCTCCCCGTCGGCATCAAGTCCGCGGTGGGCGACATGACCTTCTGGGACGAGCTCACCCGCCTCATGGCCGACACGGGACGCGGTGTCGACTTCGTCAACATCGACGGCGGCGAAGGCGGGACGGGAGCGTCACCGCTGGTCTTCACCGACTCCGTCTCCCTGCCGTTCCGGATGGGCTTCAGCCGGGTCTACCGGACGTTCGCCCGGCGCGGGTTGCACGAGCAGGTCGTGTTCGCCGGAGCGGGGAAGCTCGGGCTGCCCGACAACGCCGTCGTCGCGTTCGCGCTCGGTGCCGACCTGGTCTACGTCGCGCGCGAGGCGATGCTCGCGGTCGGCTGCATCCAGGCCCAGAAATGCCACACCGACACGTGCCCGACCGGCGTGGCCACGCAGAACCGCTGGCTCGCCCACGGCCTCGACCCGGAGCTGAAATCGGTGCGGGTGGCCAACTACATCCGGACCCTCCGGCGCGACCTCCTCAAGGTGGCCGAGGCCACCGGCGTCGAGCACCCGGCCATGATCGGCACCGACGACGTCGAGATCCTCACCGGGCAGACGGTTGGCACGCCGCTGCGCGAGATCTACGACTACGAACCCGACTGGGGTCATCCGTCGGCCGCCGACCAGGCCGAAGTGGCGAAGCTGATGGCGGGCACGGCGTCGAAGGGTGGGTCGGCCGCGCCCTCGCCGACCGCCGCCGGGCGGTCCTGA
- a CDS encoding FAD-binding oxidoreductase, whose product MDDPRTSEPPADVARHTHASWFVRRLLNGRDWFDGRVVTAADAGWDEARTPWQLAVDQRPTAVVLAGSEHDVIATVRAARACFLRVAAQGTGHNANPLGPLGPLGDTVLLRTSGMRGIEIDAERRTARVQAGVVWGEVSAAAAEVGLAGLAGSARDVGVVGYTLGGGLSWFARSHGLAANHVVAADVVTADGELRHVDEDHDRDLFWAIRGGGGSFGVVTALEFRLFPITHVTAGAMFWPIEYASEVLQAWREWLPAVPDEITTVARLLRFPPLPEVPEPLRGRSFVVVELASQLDEEATDGHLVPLWKLDPEIETVRRIPVTELADLHMDPPGPVPATGDGVQLAELTRETLDAYLSVTTAPDFTMLSTEIRQFGGALTSGRGSGGAVSELAGAAGVFSADLTPDRDSVVAARAALDGLRAALAPWAADSTYLNFAERRPAVPVFPAQAYQRLREIKTAVDPDDVIRANHPVPPLTRQWGRS is encoded by the coding sequence ATGGACGACCCACGCACCTCCGAGCCACCGGCCGACGTGGCGCGCCACACCCACGCTTCCTGGTTCGTCCGGCGCCTGCTCAACGGGCGCGACTGGTTCGACGGGCGCGTGGTCACCGCAGCCGACGCCGGCTGGGACGAGGCCCGGACGCCGTGGCAGCTCGCCGTGGACCAGCGGCCGACCGCTGTCGTGCTCGCCGGGTCCGAGCACGACGTGATCGCGACCGTCCGGGCGGCGCGGGCGTGCTTCCTGCGGGTCGCGGCGCAGGGCACGGGCCACAACGCCAACCCGCTCGGCCCGCTCGGCCCGCTCGGCGACACGGTGCTGCTACGCACGTCCGGCATGCGCGGGATCGAGATCGACGCGGAGCGCCGCACCGCCCGCGTGCAGGCCGGTGTCGTGTGGGGCGAGGTGTCCGCGGCGGCGGCCGAGGTCGGTCTGGCCGGGCTGGCCGGTTCCGCCCGTGACGTCGGCGTCGTCGGCTACACGCTCGGCGGCGGGTTGTCCTGGTTCGCCCGCTCCCACGGGCTCGCGGCGAACCACGTGGTCGCCGCCGACGTCGTCACCGCCGACGGCGAACTCCGCCACGTCGACGAGGACCACGACCGCGACCTGTTCTGGGCGATCCGCGGCGGTGGCGGCTCGTTCGGCGTCGTGACCGCCCTCGAGTTCCGGCTGTTCCCGATCACCCACGTGACCGCGGGCGCCATGTTCTGGCCGATCGAGTACGCGTCGGAAGTGCTGCAGGCCTGGCGCGAGTGGCTGCCCGCCGTCCCGGACGAGATCACAACCGTCGCGCGACTGCTGCGCTTCCCGCCGCTGCCCGAGGTGCCCGAACCCCTGCGCGGCCGGTCCTTCGTGGTCGTCGAGCTGGCCTCGCAGCTCGACGAGGAGGCCACCGACGGGCATCTCGTCCCCCTGTGGAAGCTCGACCCCGAGATCGAGACCGTCCGGCGCATCCCCGTTACGGAGCTCGCCGACCTGCACATGGACCCGCCCGGCCCGGTCCCGGCGACCGGGGACGGTGTCCAGCTCGCGGAGCTGACCCGCGAGACCCTCGACGCGTACCTGTCCGTGACGACCGCGCCGGACTTCACGATGCTGAGCACCGAGATCCGGCAGTTCGGCGGCGCGCTGACCAGCGGCCGCGGCAGCGGTGGCGCGGTCTCCGAGCTCGCCGGAGCCGCGGGGGTCTTCTCGGCCGACCTGACACCGGACCGGGACTCGGTCGTCGCCGCCCGGGCGGCCCTGGACGGGCTGCGTGCCGCCCTCGCCCCATGGGCCGCGGACTCCACGTACCTCAACTTCGCCGAGCGCCGTCCCGCCGTACCCGTCTTCCCCGCCCAGGCCTACCAGCGCCTGCGGGAGATCAAGACCGCCGTCGACCCCGACGACGTGATCCGGGCCAACCACCCGGTTCCCCCGCTGACGAGGCAATGGGGACGGTCGTGA
- a CDS encoding ABC transporter ATP-binding protein: MSFLEVSDLTVAYGAIQAVRGVSFVVGRGEIVSLIGSNGAGKTTILRTISGLLRPVSGGILLDGEPLHRLPAHEILARGVAHSPEGRRLFARMTVEENLRLGAYTRRDEPGIKSDLERIYALFPVLGERRGDKAGLFSGGEQQMLAIGRALMSRPQLLMLDEPSMGLSPIMTRKILETVRELRDSGTTVLLVEQNALAALSLSDFAYVIDLGRTTLSGTGAQLLADPRVRAAYLGDGVAS, from the coding sequence ATGAGCTTCCTCGAGGTCAGCGACCTCACGGTCGCCTACGGCGCGATCCAGGCGGTGCGCGGTGTGTCTTTCGTCGTCGGCCGTGGCGAGATCGTCAGCCTGATCGGCAGCAACGGCGCGGGCAAGACCACCATCCTGCGCACGATCTCCGGTCTGCTGCGGCCCGTGTCGGGCGGGATCCTGCTGGACGGCGAGCCGCTGCACCGGTTGCCCGCGCACGAGATCCTCGCCCGCGGCGTGGCGCACAGCCCGGAGGGGCGGCGGCTCTTCGCGCGGATGACGGTGGAGGAGAACCTGCGCCTCGGCGCCTACACCCGGCGCGACGAGCCCGGGATCAAGAGCGACCTGGAGCGGATCTACGCGCTGTTCCCGGTGCTCGGCGAGCGCCGCGGGGACAAGGCCGGGCTGTTCTCCGGCGGCGAGCAGCAGATGCTCGCCATCGGAAGGGCGCTGATGTCGCGCCCGCAGCTGCTGATGCTCGACGAGCCGTCGATGGGGCTGTCGCCGATCATGACCCGGAAGATCCTCGAGACGGTCCGCGAGCTGCGGGACTCGGGCACGACCGTGCTGCTGGTGGAGCAGAACGCGCTGGCGGCGTTGTCGTTGTCCGACTTCGCCTACGTGATCGACCTGGGCCGCACCACGTTGTCCGGCACCGGGGCGCAGCTGCTGGCCGACCCGCGCGTGCGCGCGGCCTACCTCGGTGACGGTGTCGCGAGCTGA
- a CDS encoding ABC transporter ATP-binding protein — protein sequence MPERPKDDLGPPLVHGEPILRAAGVSMRFGGLTALSEVSFALARAEIIGLIGPNGAGKTTLFNCLTGLYTPTSGSVTLRGLPLPQDPARVTERGVARTFQNIRLFPSMTAQENVLVGRHVRMKQGPLSSLLHGRAFRRSEAEAAGRAAELLEFVGLSRFSEELARNLPYGDQRRLEIARALATDPAVLLLDEPTAGMNAQETEATRQLVFAIRRLGISVVVIEHDTKFIFGLCDRVVVLVRGEVLVQGRPGEVRGDPRVVEAYLGTPPEQVGGGRRG from the coding sequence ATGCCGGAGCGGCCGAAAGACGATCTCGGTCCCCCGCTGGTGCACGGCGAACCGATCCTGCGAGCGGCCGGCGTGTCCATGCGGTTCGGCGGGCTCACCGCGCTGAGCGAGGTGTCGTTCGCCCTCGCCCGAGCGGAGATCATCGGCCTGATCGGACCGAACGGGGCCGGCAAGACCACGTTGTTCAACTGCCTCACCGGGTTGTACACGCCCACGTCGGGTTCGGTGACGCTGCGCGGGTTGCCGCTGCCGCAGGACCCCGCGCGGGTCACCGAGCGCGGGGTGGCCAGGACGTTCCAGAACATCCGGCTCTTCCCGAGCATGACCGCGCAGGAGAACGTGCTGGTCGGCAGGCACGTCCGGATGAAGCAGGGCCCGCTGTCGTCGCTGCTGCACGGGCGGGCGTTCCGGCGCAGCGAGGCGGAGGCCGCCGGACGAGCGGCCGAGCTGCTGGAGTTCGTCGGGCTGTCCCGGTTCTCCGAGGAGCTGGCCCGCAACCTGCCCTACGGCGACCAGCGCCGGCTCGAGATCGCAAGGGCGCTCGCGACCGATCCGGCAGTGCTGCTGCTCGACGAGCCGACCGCCGGCATGAACGCCCAGGAGACGGAGGCCACCCGGCAGCTGGTCTTCGCGATCCGCCGCCTCGGGATCTCGGTGGTCGTCATCGAGCACGACACCAAGTTCATCTTCGGCCTGTGCGACCGCGTGGTGGTGCTCGTGCGCGGCGAGGTGCTGGTGCAGGGCCGGCCCGGTGAGGTGCGCGGCGACCCACGGGTTGTCGAGGCGTACCTGGGTACGCCGCCGGAGCAGGTCGGCGGGGGGCGGCGCGGATGA
- a CDS encoding branched-chain amino acid ABC transporter permease has translation MNALRAAGGVLTIVGTGLPWATFVLNGGPYPAKATLEFFTEPFGVVGYRLHLLVFGVLAVVFALVAVPGRDRILRALGVGVVAVSVVNGLWIAVEGGGLGAVTMSEGDVAFGAPVALAGGILILAARAAGEPVPQWRWRLGPWWERLVLLGVFVLLLILVSALLTSGGQSGAANGYAGAVFLSFLAAAGAGIGALHASGLLSWVGELSERHRGFGVGVLLLCALALPLTDAGTEYWMTVAANIGVYAATAIGLNIVVGLAGLLDLGYVAFLGIGAFVAANLSGAAASGIGIELPFPLVMVISAVVAGIFGAIVGSPTLRVRGDYLAIVTLAFGEIFVRAAQNDIGGLTGGSNAIPGVPPLSMFGQGFDDQLVVGEVRLPPGVLYYVLIVLVVAGAMLVFANLKDSRLGRAWIAIREDEDAARAMGVRTGPIKILAFLAGAVLAGLAGACFAHKTATVSYESFRFIESVTLLAAVILGGMGTVPGAVLGASILFVLPEKLREFSDYRLLLFGIALILIMRFRPQGLVSDAHRRAELAPDAEPATVVLPVVTAKVAP, from the coding sequence ATGAACGCTCTGCGGGCGGCAGGCGGCGTGCTCACGATCGTCGGGACGGGTCTGCCCTGGGCGACCTTCGTGCTCAACGGGGGCCCGTACCCGGCGAAGGCGACGCTCGAGTTCTTCACGGAGCCGTTCGGGGTGGTCGGGTACCGGCTGCATCTGCTGGTCTTCGGGGTCCTCGCGGTGGTGTTCGCGCTCGTGGCGGTTCCGGGGCGGGACCGGATCCTGCGCGCGCTGGGTGTCGGCGTCGTCGCCGTCAGCGTCGTCAACGGGCTGTGGATCGCGGTCGAGGGCGGCGGGCTCGGAGCCGTCACCATGTCCGAGGGCGACGTGGCGTTCGGGGCTCCCGTCGCGCTGGCGGGCGGGATCCTGATCCTGGCGGCCAGGGCCGCGGGAGAGCCGGTTCCGCAGTGGCGGTGGCGGCTCGGCCCGTGGTGGGAGCGGCTGGTGCTGCTGGGCGTGTTCGTCCTGCTGCTGATCCTGGTGTCAGCGCTGCTCACCAGCGGCGGGCAGAGCGGTGCGGCGAACGGGTACGCGGGCGCGGTGTTCCTGTCGTTCCTCGCTGCTGCGGGGGCCGGGATCGGGGCGCTCCACGCGTCGGGACTGTTGTCGTGGGTGGGAGAGCTGTCGGAGCGCCACCGGGGGTTCGGCGTCGGTGTGCTGCTGCTCTGCGCGCTCGCGCTGCCGCTCACCGACGCCGGCACCGAGTACTGGATGACGGTCGCGGCGAACATCGGCGTGTACGCCGCCACGGCGATCGGGCTGAACATCGTGGTGGGCCTGGCCGGGCTGCTCGACCTCGGCTACGTCGCGTTCCTGGGCATCGGGGCGTTCGTCGCGGCGAACCTCTCCGGTGCCGCGGCGTCGGGGATCGGGATCGAGCTGCCGTTCCCGCTCGTGATGGTCATCAGCGCGGTGGTCGCGGGGATCTTCGGTGCGATCGTCGGATCGCCGACGCTGCGGGTCCGCGGCGACTACCTCGCGATCGTCACGCTCGCCTTCGGGGAGATCTTCGTCCGGGCGGCCCAGAACGACATCGGTGGGCTGACCGGGGGCTCGAACGCCATTCCGGGGGTTCCGCCGCTGTCGATGTTCGGCCAGGGCTTCGACGACCAGCTGGTCGTCGGGGAGGTCCGGTTGCCGCCAGGGGTGCTCTACTACGTGCTGATCGTGCTCGTCGTGGCCGGCGCGATGCTCGTCTTCGCCAACCTGAAGGACTCGCGGTTGGGGCGGGCGTGGATCGCGATCCGCGAGGACGAGGACGCGGCACGCGCGATGGGCGTCCGCACCGGGCCCATCAAGATCCTCGCGTTCCTCGCGGGCGCGGTGCTCGCCGGGTTGGCCGGCGCGTGCTTCGCGCACAAGACGGCAACCGTGTCGTACGAGAGCTTCCGGTTCATCGAGTCGGTCACCCTGCTCGCCGCGGTGATCCTCGGCGGGATGGGAACGGTCCCGGGGGCGGTGCTCGGCGCGTCGATCCTCTTCGTGCTGCCGGAGAAGCTGCGGGAGTTCTCCGACTACCGGCTGCTGCTCTTCGGGATCGCGCTGATCCTCATCATGCGGTTCCGGCCGCAGGGCCTGGTGTCCGACGCGCACCGGCGGGCGGAGCTCGCACCCGACGCGGAACCGGCCACGGTCGTGCTGCCGGTGGTCACGGCGAAGGTGGCCCCTTGA
- a CDS encoding branched-chain amino acid ABC transporter permease: MSTLLSQTVNGLVLGSLIGLIALGYTMVYGIIQLINFAHGEVFMVGAYGGLAMSTYLLPGFVQQQWYFALPLLLVGGAVVSVAVAVAMERFAYRPLRDAPRLAPLITALGVSVALQEAVRVFYPGAISPLPFPRVFVEGAYVLPIGDGVPVRYTGALIIVVLVVLAVALQRFIDHSRLGRAMRAISQDRDTARLMGIDPDRVIVATFALGGVLAGVAGILYGADLGFVNIDIGFQTGIFAFTAAVLGGIGNIRGAVVGGLVVGLVKALGGQYLPGGTAYDYVWIFVVLIAVLVFRPQGFFGETERVRA, translated from the coding sequence TTGTCCACACTGCTCTCCCAGACGGTCAACGGTTTGGTGCTCGGTTCGCTGATCGGGCTGATCGCGCTGGGCTACACGATGGTGTACGGCATCATCCAGCTGATCAACTTCGCCCACGGCGAGGTTTTCATGGTCGGCGCGTACGGCGGGCTGGCGATGTCCACCTACCTGCTCCCCGGGTTCGTGCAGCAGCAGTGGTACTTCGCGCTACCGCTGCTGCTCGTGGGCGGCGCCGTGGTCTCGGTGGCGGTTGCGGTGGCGATGGAGCGGTTCGCGTACCGGCCGCTGCGTGACGCGCCGCGGCTGGCACCGTTGATCACGGCGCTCGGGGTGTCGGTCGCGTTGCAGGAGGCGGTGCGCGTCTTCTACCCGGGGGCGATCTCGCCGCTGCCGTTCCCCAGGGTGTTCGTCGAGGGGGCCTACGTGCTCCCCATCGGGGACGGCGTGCCCGTCCGCTACACCGGCGCACTGATCATCGTCGTGCTGGTCGTGCTGGCGGTCGCGTTGCAGCGGTTCATCGACCACTCGCGGCTGGGACGGGCGATGCGCGCCATCTCGCAGGACCGGGACACGGCGCGGTTGATGGGTATCGACCCGGATCGGGTCATCGTGGCGACGTTCGCCCTCGGCGGGGTGCTCGCGGGCGTCGCCGGCATCCTGTACGGCGCCGACCTGGGCTTCGTCAACATCGACATCGGCTTCCAGACCGGGATCTTCGCCTTCACCGCCGCCGTGCTCGGCGGTATCGGCAACATCCGGGGCGCAGTGGTCGGCGGCCTGGTGGTCGGGCTCGTGAAGGCGCTCGGGGGGCAGTACCTGCCGGGCGGAACGGCCTACGACTACGTCTGGATCTTCGTGGTGCTGATCGCGGTGCTGGTGTTCCGGCCCCAGGGGTTCTTCGGGGAGACGGAGCGGGTGCGCGCATGA
- a CDS encoding branched-chain amino acid ABC transporter substrate-binding protein: MSRRYAVAATGVVLVAAALLSACGTNRSEGDAAGGSSCDTSKGTLVIGMIAPMSGGVSAFGLGMRNSADLAIDQANENCTVPGYRLVFQPEDDQSLPQIAAQAATKLASDPNVAAVVGTYNSSTAQSAAPILAQRSIVQVSPANTGPALTRGEKAATQPRRPFPTYFRVAANDLVQGPFGARYLVQEAGKKKIAVIDDGKTYGVGLVENFVKEAERLGARIVAREKVGEKDTDFSSTIAAIRSSRPDAVYYGGEYPAAGPLSRQLAEAGLDVPLMGGDGIADPQYIELGGRPGDFATNIGAPVESLSSARAFVDAYAAAGYPEPSSAYGPMTFDATNVIIGALAGLVRNSPFEESSRQRLVEAVQRTNLPGASGTVAFDEFGDTTNKVLTVSTVKDGEFEPLETGVFEQSN; the protein is encoded by the coding sequence ATGAGTCGCAGATATGCGGTCGCCGCAACCGGGGTGGTCCTGGTCGCCGCGGCTCTGCTCTCGGCATGCGGGACGAACCGTTCGGAGGGCGACGCCGCCGGTGGTTCGTCGTGCGACACCAGCAAGGGCACGCTGGTCATCGGGATGATCGCGCCGATGTCGGGCGGCGTCTCGGCGTTCGGCCTCGGGATGCGCAACTCCGCGGACCTGGCGATCGACCAGGCGAACGAGAACTGCACCGTGCCGGGCTACCGCCTCGTCTTCCAGCCCGAGGACGACCAGAGCCTCCCGCAGATCGCGGCGCAGGCGGCGACGAAGCTGGCTTCGGACCCGAACGTGGCGGCGGTCGTGGGGACGTACAACTCCTCCACGGCGCAGTCGGCCGCCCCGATCCTGGCGCAGCGGTCGATCGTGCAGGTTTCCCCCGCCAACACCGGGCCCGCGTTGACGAGGGGGGAGAAGGCCGCGACCCAGCCGCGGCGTCCCTTCCCGACCTACTTCCGGGTGGCGGCCAACGACCTCGTGCAGGGCCCGTTCGGTGCGCGCTACCTCGTGCAGGAGGCGGGCAAGAAGAAGATCGCGGTCATCGACGACGGCAAGACCTACGGCGTCGGGCTGGTGGAGAACTTCGTGAAGGAGGCCGAGCGCCTCGGTGCTCGCATCGTGGCCCGGGAGAAGGTGGGGGAGAAGGACACCGACTTCTCGTCGACGATCGCCGCCATCCGTTCGAGCCGGCCGGACGCGGTGTACTACGGCGGCGAGTACCCGGCTGCCGGCCCGCTGTCGAGGCAGCTCGCGGAGGCGGGCCTGGACGTCCCGCTGATGGGCGGCGACGGCATCGCCGATCCGCAGTACATCGAGCTGGGTGGGCGGCCCGGTGACTTCGCGACGAACATCGGCGCCCCGGTGGAGTCGCTGTCCAGCGCGCGGGCGTTCGTCGACGCCTACGCGGCGGCGGGCTACCCCGAGCCGTCCAGCGCGTACGGGCCGATGACCTTCGACGCGACGAACGTGATCATCGGGGCGCTCGCGGGGCTCGTGCGGAACAGCCCGTTCGAGGAGTCCAGCCGGCAGCGGCTCGTCGAAGCAGTGCAGCGGACCAACCTCCCCGGGGCCAGCGGGACGGTGGCGTTCGACGAGTTCGGCGACACGACGAACAAGGTCCTGACGGTCTCCACGGTGAAGGACGGCGAGTTCGAGCCCCTCGAGACCGGTGTCTTCGAGCAGTCGAACTGA
- a CDS encoding response regulator: protein MIRVLVVDDQALIRGGLVALFNAAPGLEVVGEAVDGAEAVALAAETRPDVILMDIRMPVLDGISATRRILAAAGEDPPRVVVLTTFDLDEYVYTALGEGASGFLLKDTPPDRIISAVHTVAAGDILITPRITHRLVEAYAQHHRTAAAANAHLSELTPRETEILRLVGNGLTNGQIAQRLVLSEATVKTHVKRMMAKLQLTSRAQAVVVAYETGLVQPASPRIPRSG, encoded by the coding sequence ATGATTCGCGTACTCGTCGTCGACGACCAGGCACTGATCCGCGGTGGGCTGGTCGCCCTGTTCAACGCGGCGCCGGGGCTCGAGGTCGTCGGCGAGGCCGTCGACGGCGCCGAGGCCGTCGCGCTCGCGGCCGAGACCCGCCCCGACGTGATCCTGATGGACATCAGGATGCCGGTGCTGGACGGGATCTCGGCCACCCGCCGGATCCTGGCGGCGGCTGGTGAGGACCCGCCGCGGGTCGTCGTGCTCACCACCTTCGACCTCGACGAGTACGTCTACACCGCACTCGGTGAAGGCGCGTCGGGTTTCCTCCTCAAGGACACCCCGCCGGACCGCATCATCTCCGCCGTGCACACCGTGGCGGCGGGCGACATACTGATCACGCCGCGCATCACCCACCGGCTGGTCGAGGCCTACGCCCAGCACCACCGCACCGCGGCGGCGGCCAACGCCCACCTGTCCGAGCTGACCCCGCGGGAGACGGAGATCCTGCGCCTGGTCGGCAACGGCCTCACCAACGGCCAGATCGCCCAGCGGCTGGTGCTCAGCGAGGCCACCGTGAAGACGCACGTGAAGCGCATGATGGCGAAGCTCCAGCTGACCAGCCGTGCGCAGGCCGTCGTGGTGGCGTACGAGACCGGGTTGGTTCAGCCCGCCTCGCCACGGATCCCTCGTTCGGGGTAG
- a CDS encoding ATP-binding protein, whose amino-acid sequence MAAIVPHHGVVRLPSARPLPPNVLEHAGPSTARIEIVYGERTFTLSVSDDGTGSAPGRPSADSHGIRGVRERAELYGDVLTAGPREEGGFAVILRLPISEDRP is encoded by the coding sequence GTGGCGGCCATCGTGCCGCACCACGGCGTGGTCCGTCTGCCCTCCGCTCGGCCGCTCCCTCCGAACGTCCTGGAGCACGCCGGTCCGTCGACGGCGCGGATCGAGATCGTCTACGGTGAGAGGACCTTCACCCTCTCGGTGAGCGACGACGGGACCGGGTCCGCGCCGGGGCGGCCGTCCGCGGATTCGCACGGTATCCGCGGTGTGCGGGAGCGTGCCGAGCTCTACGGCGACGTCCTCACCGCCGGACCACGTGAGGAGGGCGGGTTCGCCGTGATCCTGCGCCTGCCGATCAGCGAGGACCGACCATGA